A single Mangifera indica cultivar Alphonso chromosome 20, CATAS_Mindica_2.1, whole genome shotgun sequence DNA region contains:
- the LOC123203907 gene encoding plant-specific TFIIB-related protein PTF2-like gives MSCTSCSSKSLTHDQISGNLICSSCGTVQSFDNFDPQTYGRDGPIGSYIQVGSSGTGSVLNYKDKKVYESKKLIDEYTYKLNLTGKKSTDVKNMIDKITEGEFGLGDWFPILIGACGYVVMRMENKSLPLGEIASVLNCDVYELGRMVNRVVEFLDLKLPEFDIVVMFERVFCNTKLPRLVELERDKLGQMRQQGVFLLNCAVKWFLTTGRKPMPLVAAVLVFVAELNGVSLRIEDVAKELYCVLGTCRKRYSELLEVLVKVAQVLPWGKYVNVKNIVKNAPFVMRYMELKSREKKTEDKEGPKCGGVDFDDVVRECLEKDFEYGIDEDKVESYSSYFDMDDRSGPMRRGVENGNKIELSHECLGMIYAKFLNEVDGRSLLRETEEVHGRKRRRGFELSGCREWWNGKSEMSQKLMLKKILEKDVGLDVMPPSFVNGCMENEKRRAKINSAKVRINKIMNPSSSDTGDNDNVASSECVLNGKRRKRKQIGEIDWEDFIIETLLLHQVKEEDIETGHYNTLLALHVFNCENM, from the coding sequence ATGTCCTGCACAAGCTGCTCTTCGAAGTCTCTAACCCACGATCAAATATCCGGCAACCTGATATGCTCGTCGTGCGGCACGGTCCAGTCATTTGACAATTTTGATCCCCAAACCTACGGCCGTGACGGCCCCATTGGAAGTTACATTCAGGTGGGTTCGTCAGGTACCGGCTCTGTCTTAAACTATAAAGATAAGAAAGTCTACGAATCTAAGaaattaatagatgaatatacttataaattgaatttgactGGTAAAAAATCCACTGATGTCAAAAACATGATTGATAAAATCACTGAGGGTGAATTTGGGTTGGGGGATTGGTTTCCAATTTTAATCGGTGCTTGTGGATATGTTGTTATGAGAATGGAGAATAAATCATTACCATTGGGTGAAATAGCGTCTGTTTTGAATTGTGATGTGTATGAATTAGGAAGGATGGTTAACCgtgtggttgagtttttggatTTGAAGTTGCCTGAATTTGATATTGTTGTTATGTTTGAGAGAGTGTTTTGTAATACGAAGTTGCCAAGATTGGTTGAATTGGAGAGGGATAAGTTGGGGCAGATGAGGCAACAAGGAGTGTTTTTGCTGAATTGTGCGGTGAAGTGGTTTCTGACAACAGGGAGGAAGCCAATGCCATTGGTGGCAGCTGTTTTGGTGTTCGTGGCAGAATTGAATGGGGTTAGTTTGAGGATTGAGGATGTTGCCAAGGAGTTATATTGTGTACTTGGAACATGTAGAAAGCGATACTCGGAGTTGTTGGAAGTACTTGTGAAGGTGGCTCAAGTGCTGCCATGGGGAAAGTATGTGAATGTAAAGAATATAGTGAAGAATGCCCCTTTTGTAATGCGTTATATGGAGTTGAAGTCCAGGGAGAAGAAAACAGAAGACAAAGAAGGGCCAAAGTGTGGTGGGgttgattttgatgatgttGTTAGGGAGTGTTTGGAAAAAGATTTTGAGTATGGGATTGATGAGGATAAGGTGGAAAGTTATTCTAGCTATTTTGATATGGATGATAGAAGTGGGCCTATGAGAAGAGGGGTTGAAAATGGTAATAAGATTGAGCTTTCTCATGAATGCTTGGGAATGATTTAtgctaaatttttaaatgaagttgATGGTAGGAGTTTGCTAAGAGAGACTGAGGAGGTACATGGAAGGAAGAGAAGGAGAGGGTTTGAGCTTAGTGGATGTAGGGAATGGTGGAATGGAAAATCAGAAATGAGCCAGAAGCTTATGCTTAAGAAAATTTTGGAGAAAGATGTAGGACTGGATGTTATGCCTCCTTCTTTTGTTAATGGTTGCATGGAAAATGAGAAGAGGAGGGCTAAGATAAATTCTGCTAAGGTTAGGATTAATAAGATTATGAATCCATCCAGTTCTGATACAGGTGATAATGACAATGTTGCCTCTTCAGAATGTGTTCTTAATGggaaaaggagaaagagaaaacaaattggTGAAATTGATTGGGAAGACTTTATTATTGAGACACTCCTCCTTCATCAGGTGAAAGAAGAGGATATTGAGACAGGACATTACAATACCCTATTGGCCTTGCATGTGTTCAACTGTGAGAACATGTGA